Proteins co-encoded in one Methanomassiliicoccales archaeon genomic window:
- a CDS encoding ATP-binding cassette domain-containing protein, producing MRDNVLPLPDTEVPIFQVRKFSLWYDTQHTLREITLDIPEKRITAIIGPSGCGKSTFLRALNRMNDLIPGVRTSGQILFRGVDLYGRGVDPVEVRRRIGMVFQKPNPFPKSIFENVAFGLRINGFRGDLRAQVQRALERAALWHE from the coding sequence ATGAGGGACAACGTCCTTCCTTTGCCGGATACAGAAGTTCCAATCTTTCAGGTCCGCAAATTCAGCCTTTGGTACGACACGCAGCACACGCTGCGGGAGATCACCCTTGATATTCCGGAGAAGCGTATCACCGCCATCATTGGACCTTCAGGCTGCGGAAAAAGCACGTTCCTTAGGGCTTTGAATCGCATGAACGACCTTATCCCTGGTGTGCGCACCTCTGGTCAAATCCTCTTCCGCGGCGTGGATCTGTACGGCCGCGGGGTGGACCCGGTGGAGGTACGCAGGCGCATCGGCATGGTCTTCCAAAAGCCCAATCCCTTCCCCAAATCCATCTTTGAAAACGTGGCCTTCGGGCTCAGGATCAACGGGTTCCGCGGGGATCTTCGAGCCCAGGTGCAGCGGGCCCTGGAGCGCGCCGCCCTTTGGCACGAGG